In a genomic window of Polycladomyces abyssicola:
- a CDS encoding MFS transporter, protein MDDYIERGSNVYGKAISALFLGSFVTFASLYSTQPLIPLLAKQFHVSPASASLSLSLTTGALAVCMLIISLVSESKGRKPIMTVSLMLSSVLSILAAFSPSFSLLLVIRALQGIVLAGFPAIAMVYVNEEFHPKFMGRVMGIYVGGSALGGLTGRLVVGWLTEQFSWHVALGTMGVIGILISLWFWHNLPDSHHFSPKRTNWRRLGSSLLRNLKDPALICLYGIGFLLMGGFVTLYNYIGYPLMAPPYDLSQTSVGLIFIVYLVGTFSSAWMGQLADRFRRSTVLWYGIGIMLLGAIVTINQHLVVKIIGVALFTFGFFGSHSVVSSWVGKQAHRYKTQAMSLYLLFYYLGSSVMGTSGGLFWSRFGWDGVISMIGTMLMLALLLTFLLEHGKRGPSISAKH, encoded by the coding sequence GTGGATGACTATATTGAAAGAGGAAGCAACGTTTATGGAAAAGCGATTTCCGCTCTATTTTTAGGTAGCTTTGTGACATTTGCATCATTATATAGTACACAGCCATTGATTCCACTGTTGGCGAAACAGTTTCACGTCTCACCCGCATCAGCCAGCCTGTCGTTGTCACTGACGACCGGTGCCCTTGCAGTGTGCATGTTGATCATCTCATTGGTATCGGAATCGAAAGGGCGCAAACCCATCATGACGGTTTCGCTGATGCTCTCCTCGGTTTTGTCGATCCTCGCCGCATTCAGCCCCAGCTTTTCGCTGTTATTAGTGATTCGTGCGTTGCAGGGGATCGTACTTGCCGGTTTCCCTGCCATCGCCATGGTCTATGTAAATGAGGAATTTCACCCCAAATTTATGGGGCGCGTGATGGGCATCTATGTCGGTGGCAGTGCATTGGGAGGGTTGACTGGTCGTCTGGTGGTAGGTTGGCTGACAGAACAGTTTTCTTGGCATGTGGCACTGGGCACCATGGGTGTAATCGGTATACTGATCAGTTTGTGGTTTTGGCACAACTTGCCGGATTCGCACCATTTTTCTCCAAAACGGACCAATTGGCGTCGATTGGGGTCGTCATTGTTACGTAACTTAAAAGATCCTGCACTTATCTGTCTTTATGGTATCGGTTTTTTGCTGATGGGTGGTTTTGTTACCCTATACAACTACATCGGTTATCCGTTGATGGCCCCACCCTATGATTTGAGCCAAACCAGTGTCGGTTTGATCTTTATCGTCTATCTAGTCGGTACGTTCAGCTCCGCGTGGATGGGGCAATTGGCAGACCGATTCCGGCGATCCACCGTATTATGGTACGGGATTGGCATCATGTTATTGGGTGCCATCGTAACCATCAACCAACATTTGGTTGTAAAAATCATCGGTGTAGCCTTATTCACGTTCGGTTTCTTTGGCAGCCACTCGGTTGTGAGCAGCTGGGTGGGAAAACAGGCACACCGATACAAAACGCAGGCGATGTCGTTGTATCTGTTATTCTACTATCTCGGTTCCAGTGTGATGGGTACCAGCGGCGGTCTCTTCTGGAGCCGATTCGGTTGGGACGGCGTCATTTCCATGATCGGTACGATGCTGATGTTGGCATTGCTCCTGACCTTTTTGCTTGAACACGGAAAACGGGGGCCGTCAATTTCTGCCAAACATTAA
- a CDS encoding alpha/beta fold hydrolase: MLYHRDIGSGMPILMLHGFGLDHQSMMGYMEPLFQKRSGWRRIYADLPGMGRTGELNGIECADDMLGTILSLIDDTIGNQSFLIVGESCGGYLARGVLAKRISQVAGMLLVCPVVQPDKSKRTLPERTVLYRDEPFVATLTDEEKETWESIAVIQDRRHWEMVKREILPGEKLSRSHTRFLAKIKRNYAFTFNPDLLDSPFQHPVLIVTGRQDHITGFQDAWSLVEMYPRASFAVLDGAGHNLSIEQRGTLSALIGDWLDRVRGL, translated from the coding sequence ATGCTTTACCACCGGGATATCGGGTCTGGCATGCCGATCCTGATGTTGCACGGATTCGGTCTGGATCATCAATCGATGATGGGATATATGGAGCCGTTGTTTCAGAAACGGAGCGGTTGGCGCAGAATCTATGCGGATTTGCCGGGAATGGGGAGAACTGGGGAGCTGAACGGGATCGAATGTGCGGATGACATGTTGGGCACCATTTTATCGTTGATCGATGACACCATCGGGAACCAATCTTTTCTGATCGTGGGAGAGTCCTGCGGTGGTTATCTGGCACGGGGCGTTTTGGCCAAAAGGATCTCTCAAGTGGCGGGGATGCTCCTTGTGTGTCCGGTTGTTCAACCGGACAAAAGCAAACGAACCCTGCCAGAGCGTACCGTCTTATATCGCGACGAACCATTTGTGGCCACGTTGACGGACGAGGAGAAGGAGACGTGGGAGTCCATTGCCGTGATACAGGATCGAAGACATTGGGAGATGGTGAAACGAGAAATTCTTCCAGGTGAAAAACTATCCCGTTCACACACTCGTTTTTTGGCCAAGATCAAACGAAACTACGCATTCACATTCAACCCGGACTTGTTGGATTCCCCTTTCCAACACCCGGTGCTGATCGTGACCGGCCGTCAAGATCACATTACCGGGTTCCAAGACGCTTGGTCCCTGGTGGAAATGTATCCGCGAGCCAGTTTTGCCGTGCTCGACGGCGCAGGTCACAATTTGTCCATTGAGCAGCGAGGGACGTTAAGCGCACTGATTGGAGATTGGTTGGATCGGGTGAGAGGATTATGA